One part of the Diadema setosum chromosome 6, eeDiaSeto1, whole genome shotgun sequence genome encodes these proteins:
- the LOC140229617 gene encoding uncharacterized protein has translation MVEPKEKTARKQSGSDGRNSVDLTFEPCIFGKAKVWLPVDLIEDPLIFKDVLSQRVWDASLSDEERKKLLELMPSFPDNDEEEKKETLRMLFDGDNFKFGNPLATFQERLRAGFMNPEIAELEQAHRRATYQDYRFTQQRRLHRLLKEVLISRQELLEAVMFTSPSAPIPVKRRLYRNDKAVDGVVNKKYKKMLASSKEDETLSESSDEDEFAPEMNGHQKGHMDIQQIDAMLEPKWTDYWPVELDGQEETHTHSTFDPKPASIGEGAIAETVKGAGSPATPAQPIRINQQQYIKMLEDYQDRMEDEHLQKHPDLNTKNITLMDIVTRAFPKPLQKLCPPGVPPASEETPPKQAKKRKDKERDKKKRKKKKMLAAAAATAAAATAVAVAPPKPTTPISTGSLEGVSPVDVLSTPESRLSTRDDLSISPATCSPASAGSMGFCGTLSDAPSSPDSRYNAAHDYLLPSSAPPSPASSVSSTWSLSSDIKPPLRVHPSFFSLVRDIFSAAPNHRLTLSKLRESLANWQRSPVSMLSNWAVLQPSWAKVVDGAMKFLNGEISVVPEVIPRVRYDEERHMWQWRSELPPDSEEELVTLFKQWLDTLPGMRAVPPQPKESSTSTTTASLDSSKSAAVNIKTSFAEQERERYSQPHKAFVYRMPGYSAIVGPVKGVFGKETTQNKAREHALLVSDRPPYVTILSLVRDAVARLPNGEGTRAAVCELLKDSQYLAESSDVQINNVVSGALDRLHYEKDPCIKYDVNRKLWIYLHRDRTKEEFERLHQEQAAEVKARKSIARQTKLLPKMVTGMRDSPISFPTSRPGSALSDTSSESLSIEVVSPKASPGRAASPKQSRKSPAFMKTNPVGGFLTGGDSGAGSLVTSGGKSDPQGASSSFASTVSGGKVLPGTVFSQAPFLISPQKMGSLQSALRGLHQTPASVSGASSDSFIKAQLLATKSSPGIGEGGLLHTALPPHSLGGASQGPTGGSGDVVSKVLGASKDSNSEVLRSTLMKSMSVPCTLPDGKVVMITPSGAKTKKRARSGSGGRKRVNSPQIGDLAASFGGLSEAAKSGATIAVTPSAVTVSQGVVKQPRKGAMATPSPLTIGATKLTTVSEALALKRAEAALQSGRQQARGHSTITLPHGALKGQTVKSILASVGMSLSNASVTVSKMDTPGTLTPGKQSNAKMKDNRKSSVFSMVNLLTNSQAQKGRPASAPTVSGTKSPVPSMQHTFGHQTIGLTTVTKGGQIVVQPVALGIDRPRSASSPASSVASTSQASQSLTIKAMPVGVAKQQVGYGGTAAEDLSKMQAGDIKVLTSQAGVDEQDGSGKSKPSKKSGSKRAFTQGQAAAALAQAKKAAAANELKDFTSVPLSVLLPGARPGGLAGIQKGALPFLTSPFLPGGQIPLSSLTDGKGVIFQMPPGSNIMSLPMSGVPNEPPRSGVTVAKSSASTEASVVAAAATSQPMGHRLQPVQIQLTAVSQSPTRTTLTTAAPARGGSPALPPNIVTATIRSALAAAQSRSATPPATQHKGMSSLALGNTVPSIIEQLPGTSQTGSGTSVTKHTVPPQSIAAPIPASVFVASHMGTAGGPLPPVAQSTQSPALSRPPMTLTTDAKTTPLSASSIASIIANLKQNPMAAISFPPFPTPGAPPPPTPPPPPPHPPPSFVRPPPQTSSAPKTPPRSQAGKVQTRPTFVPPTPETTTVLPTAAPLPTSTTVSSALLAPPSEAVTPTPTVTASATPVTPAPVSESGISVSTAERVIPPIEARITRGKTKGKDKSAKKDT, from the exons ATGGTTGAGCCAAAAGAGAAGACTGCTAGAAAGCAGTCTGGTAGTGATGGACGCAACTCAGTggacttgacctttgaaccctgCATATTTGGGAAAGCAAAAGTCTGGTTGCCAGTGGATCTCATTGAAGAT CCACTGATTTTCAAGGATGTCCTAAGCCAGAGAGTGTGGGACGCATCGCTGAGTGATGAAGAGAGGAAAAAGTTGCTTGAACTCATGCCGTCCTTCCCTgacaatgatgaagaagaaaagaaagagacacTAAG GATGCTCTTTGATGGGGATAACTTCAAGTTCGGCAACCCCTTGGCGACATTCCAGGAGCGACTGAGGGCAGGCTTCATGAATCCAGAAATTGCCGAGCTGGAGCAGGCCCACCGGAGGGCCACGTACCAGGACTATCGGTTCACCCAGCAGAGGCGGCTGCACCGCCTGCTGAAGGAGGTCCTGATATCCAGACAG GAACTGTTGGAAGCAGTAATGTTCACATCACCATCAGCTCCAATCCCAGTCAAGCGGCGACTGTACCGAAACGACAAGGCAGTTGATGGGGTCGTgaataaaaagtacaaaaa GATGCTGGCTTCCTCCAAAGAGGATGAGACG CTGTCAGAATCGTCCGATGAAGATGAATTTGCTCCAG AAATGAATGGTCATCAAAAGGGCCACATGGACATTCAGCAGATTGATGCCATGCTTGAGCCAAAGTGGACCGACTACTGGCCGGTGGAGCTGGACGGCCAGGAGGAAACCCACACACactcgacctttgaccccaagcCGGCTTCCATCGGAGAAGGGGCGATAGCTGAGACAG TCAAAGGAGCGGGGTCACCAGCCACCCCTGCCCAGCCAATCAGAATCAACCAGCAGCAGTACATCAAGATGCTAGAGGACTACCAGGACAGAATGGAGGATGAGCATCTCCAG AAACACCCGGATCTCAACACCAAGAACATCACTTTAATGGACATCGTCACACGGGCATTTCCAAAGCCACTGCAGAAACTGTGTCCACCAG GTGTACCCCCTGCATCGGAGGAGACTCCCCCGAAGCAGGCCAAGAAGCGAAAGGACAAGGAGCGCGACAAGAAGaagcggaagaagaagaaaatgctgGCTGCGGCTGCTGCAACAGCAGCAGCTGCTACAGCAGTGGCGGTGGCCCCGCCCAAACCGACCACGCCCATCTCCACCGGTTCCCTGGAGGGAGTCTCGCCTGTGGACGTCCTGAGCACCCCGGAGTCTCGCCTGTCCACCAGGGATGACCTCTCCATCTCGCCTGCTACCTGCTCACCAGCCTCTGCCGGGTCAAT GGGCTTTTGTGGGACCCTCAGTGACGCCCCTAGCTCTCCAGACTCCAGGTATAATGCAGCCCATGATTACCTCCTCCCCTCATCCGCCCCACCCTCACCCGCTTCCTCAGTTTCCTCCACATGGTCTCT GTCCAGTGACATCAAACCCCCACTCAGGGTCCATCCGTCATTCTTCAGTCTCGTGCGGGACATCTTCAGCGCCGCGCCCAACCACCGGCTGACGCTCAGCAAGCTGCGCGAGAGCCTGGCGAACTGGCAGCGCTCTCCTGTCAGCATGCTCAGCAACTGGGCTGTCCTGCAGCCGAGCTGGGCCAAGGTCGTCGACGGCGCCATGAAGTTCCTCAACGGCGAGATCAGCGTCGTGCCTGAGGTCATCCCCCGGGTTCGCTACGACGAGGAGAGGCACATGTGGCAGTGGCGAA GCGAGCTACCTCCGGACTCTGAAGAAGAGCTGGTGACCCTCTTTAAGCAGTGGCTCGACACCTTGCCCGGCATGAGGGCCGTACCACCGCAGCCCAAAGAAAGTAGCACCAGCACCACTACCGCATCTTTAGA CTCAAGTAAGTCTGCTGCAGTGAATATCAAGACAAGCTTCGCTGAACAG GAGAGGGAGAGGTACAGCCAGCCTCATAAGGCATTCGTCTATCGGATGCCGGGTTACAGCGCCATCGTTGGGCCGGTCAAGGGCGTGTTCGGCAAGGAGACCACCCAGAACAAGGCGCGAGAGCATGCCCTCCTCGTTTCGGACAGACCGCCCTACGTCACCATCCTGTCTCTTG TACGAGATGCAGTTGCCCGATTACCGAACGGAGAAGGAACCCGGGCAGCGGTTTGCGAACTCCTGAAAGATTCGCAGTACCTCGCCGAGTCCAGTGATGTACAAATCAACAACGTCGTGAGCGGCGCCCTCGATCGGCTTCACTACGAGAAGGACCCGTGCATCAAGTACGACGTCAACAGAAAGCTCTGGATCTACCTCCATCGTGACCGAACGAAGGAAGAGTTTG AACGGTTGCACCAGGAGCAAGCAGCTGAAGTGAAGGCAAGGAAGTCCATCGCACGGCAGACAAAACTCCTTCCCAAGATGGTG ACTGGTATGAGGGACTCTCCCATCAGTTTCCCGACGTCCAGACCTGGTTCTGCTCTGAGCGACACAAGCAGCGAGAGCCTCAGCATAGAGGTGGTCAGTCCCAAGGCATCACCCGGCAGAGCGGCCAGCCCAAAGCAGAGTCGGAAGAGTCCAGCATTCATGAAGACGAATCCGGTGGGTGGCTTCCTCACTGGAGGAGACAGTGGGGCTGGGAGCTTGGTCACTTCTGGCGGGAAGAGTGACCCACAAGGTGCGAGCAGCTCGTTCGCGTCCACGGTTAGCGGAGGAAAGGTGCTACCAGGAACCGTTTTCAGCCAGGCCCCGTTCCTTATCAGCCCTCAGAAGATGGGCTCCTTGCAGTCTGCTCTCCGAGGTTTGCACCAGACTCCTGCATCGGTGTCTGGTGCCAGCAGTGACAGCTTTATCAAGGCACAGCTATTAGCGACCAAGAGCTCCCCAGGCATCGGTGAGGGCGGCCTGCTGCACACAGCTTTGCCTCCACATTCACTGGGTGGAGCTTCGCAAGGGCCGACGGGAGGCTCTGGTGATGTTGTTTCTAAAGTTCTTGGAGCCAGCAAGGATTCCAATTCCGAGGTGCTCCGCAGCACCCTGATGAAAAGTATGTCAGTTCCCTGTACACTCCCGGACGGAAAGGTAGTCATGATTACTCCATCAGGTGCAAAGACAAAAAAGAGAGCAAGGAGTGGAAGTGGCGGGCGAAAGAGAGTTAACTCTCCACAGATTGGAGACCTTGCTGCTTCTTTCGGTGGACTGTCGGAGGCTGCCAAAAGTGGAGCTACCATTGCCGTTACTCCGAGTGCAGTGACCGTTAGCCAAGGCGTGGTGAAGCAACCTCGTAAAGGTGCCATGGCTACTCCAAGTCCATTGACGATTGGTGCTACCAAGCTCACAACAGTCAGTGAAGCTCTAGCTCTTAAGAGAGCAGAGGCAGCACTGCAGAGTGGCAGGCAACAGGCGAGGGGGCACTCTACCATTACTCTGCCCCACGGCGCCCTCAAGGGTCAAACAGTGAAGAGCATTTTGGCAAGTGTCGGAATGTCCCTGTCAAATGCTTCTGTTACTGTCTCAAAGATGGACACCCCAGGAACTCTGACACCTGGCAAGCAGAGTAATGCCAAGATGAAAGACAACAGGAAGTCATCTGTCTTCTCCATGGTAAATCTGTTGACAAACTCTCAAGCTCAGAAGGGCAGGCCGGCCTCAGCTCCTACCGTCAGTGGCACTAAATCACCCGTTCCGAGTATGCAGCACACCTTCGGCCATCAGACAATTGGCTTAACAACTGTCACAAAGGGCGGTCAAATTGTAGTCCAGCCAGTCGCTCTGGGAATAGACCGACCAAGATCTGCATCATCACCAGCTTCTTCTGTGGCCTCCACCAGCCAAGCATCCCAGTCCCTTACAATAAAGGCAATGCCAGTCGGAGTTGCGAAGCAGCAAGTAGGCTACGGTGGAACAGCAGCGGAAGATCTGAGTAAAATGCAAGCAGGCGATATTAAAGTGTTGACTTCCCAAGCTGGAGTCGATGAACAGGATGGTTCCGGGAAGAGCAAGCCTTCAAAGAAAAGTGGGTCAAAGCGAGCATTCACACAAGGGCAGGCCGCGGCTGCACTGGCTCAGGCGAAAAAGGCTGCAGCAGCTAATGAACTGAAAGACTTTACCTCAGTCCCGCTGTCAGTGTTGTTACCTGGGGCACGTCCAGGAGGACTGGCTGGTATACAAAAGGGGGCTCTGCCATTCTTAACGAGTCCCTTTCTCCCTGGAGGCCAAATCCCTCTCTCGAGCTTGACAGATGGAAAGGGGGTCATTTTCCAAATGCCACCAGGCTCCAACATTATGTCGTTGCCCATGTCGGGTGTACCCAACGAGCCGCCAAGGTCAGGAGTCACAGTGGCCAAAAGTTCTGCATCCACAGAAGCTTCTGTAGTGGCAGCTGCCGCCACCTCCCAGCCCATGGGCCATCGTCTCCAGCCTGTGCAAATACAACTCACTGCCGTCTCACAATCACCGACGCGCACCACATTGACAACTGCTGCTCCTGCAAGGGGAGGATCACCGGCACTCCCTCCGAACATCGTGACAGCAACTATACGGAGTGCTCTTGCCGCAGCACAGTCCAGGAGCGCCACACCTCCTGCCACACAGCACAAAGGCATGTCATCATTGGCACTGGGTAACACCGTCCCTTCGATTATAGAGCAGCTACCCGGAACTTCTCAAACGGGTTCTGGCACATCAGTGACCAAGCACACAGTACCTCCCCAAAGTATTGCTGCACCCATCCCTGCCTCAGTGTTTGTGGCATCCCACATGGGAACAGCGGGTGGGCCTCTACCTCCAGTTGCCCAGTCAACGCAATCCCCTGCCCTGTCCAGACCTCCTATGACCCTCACTACTGATGCCAAGACCACACCCTTGTCAGCATCATCAATAGCTAGTATAATAGCGAATCTGAAACAGAACCCCATGGCTGCTATATCCTTCCCGCCTTTCCCGACCCCCGGGGCTCCTCCTCCGCCCACACCACCGCCTCCGCCTCCTCATCCTCCACCAAGCTTTGTCCGACCACCTCCACAGACATCATCAGCTCCCAAGACTCCTCCTCGATCCCAGGCAGGGAAGGTACAGACCCGGCCCACCTTTGTGCCCCCCACGCCTGAGACTACCACCGTGCTGCCCACAGCTGCCCCTCTGCCAACTTCCACAACCGTCTCCTCTGCTCTCCTCGCCCCTCCCTCTGAAGCTGTGACTCCTACTCCGACAGTGACAGCTTCTGCGACCCCTGTGACACCTGCCCCTGTGTCTGAGTCCGGCATTTCTGTTTCAACTGCTGAGCGGGTGATCCCACCCATTGAGGCCAGAATCACGAGAGGGAAGACCAAGGGGAAGGACAAGTCTGCCAAGAAAGACACCTAA